In Stenotrophomonas sp. 610A2, one DNA window encodes the following:
- a CDS encoding HAD-IA family hydrolase, with product MSREVFFFDLDGTLIDSAVGITRCVAFALEQMEHPVPGDAELRKWIGPALRTSFTPLFGDALRVERAVELYRERFDVHGWKEHDIYAGIGDVVRGLHAAGHRLAVVTAKNEPHARRIVEHLPFGGCFEDIIGATEDGSRSHKPELIAEALQRLSLQASQCWMIGDRRMDIEGARHHGMRNVGVLWGFGGREELQAAGAGTLAATPDELAAVLRG from the coding sequence GTGAGCCGCGAAGTCTTCTTCTTCGATCTCGACGGCACGCTGATTGATTCGGCCGTCGGCATCACCCGCTGCGTGGCTTTTGCACTGGAACAGATGGAGCATCCGGTGCCGGGCGATGCCGAGCTGCGCAAGTGGATCGGCCCGGCGCTGCGTACCAGCTTCACGCCCTTGTTTGGCGATGCCCTGCGCGTGGAGCGGGCGGTGGAGTTGTACCGCGAGCGTTTCGATGTGCACGGCTGGAAGGAGCACGACATCTACGCCGGTATCGGTGATGTCGTGCGGGGCCTGCACGCGGCCGGCCATCGGCTGGCCGTGGTCACCGCCAAGAACGAGCCGCATGCGCGGCGTATCGTCGAGCACCTGCCGTTTGGTGGCTGCTTCGAGGACATCATCGGGGCGACCGAAGATGGTTCGCGCAGCCACAAGCCGGAGCTGATCGCCGAGGCCTTGCAGCGTTTGTCGTTGCAGGCGTCGCAGTGCTGGATGATCGGCGACCGCCGCATGGACATCGAAGGCGCGCGTCACCACGGCATGCGCAATGTCGGCGTGCTGTGGGGCTTTGGTGGTCGCGAAGAGTTGCAGGCTGCCGGGGCTGGCACGCTGGCGGCTACGCCGGATGAGTTGGCGGCGGTGTTGCGCGGTTGA